The following proteins come from a genomic window of Lineus longissimus chromosome 18, tnLinLong1.2, whole genome shotgun sequence:
- the LOC135502211 gene encoding uncharacterized protein LOC135502211, whose translation MEKLVKTRGGCRSWVTRESNALHAYLRDDKAVTVQGLKIMVSEFEKRLDVLDEAQQAVEDAFDDEGQRDVNIASASDFQMNSLRVKMAAMAKMADLVDEKKIAPLSIPGTSCDAVAKLPKIEREKFNGDNLKWQSFWDQFNAIVHNKPRTAAVTKFSSLLSSLGGDALESIRGFTLTDANYDLARACLTDRYDRKERIIFSHIQALLNFSVPTGVAVAGLWKLRDDLNSHVRCLAGLDVSGEKYGLFLTPLVLSKLPTEIRMEWARVGEGKERDLQFLLNFLKVEIERRERADGFRSMQSSKVKQHASDETKRTVSVPPTASVLHTQGQGHNRGACAFCSKSHPSEKCYKLTKLPLDERHKFIQESRACFRCLNIGHMARGCATKYQKCGGRHRALLCDPTKVKSRQQTPAERSGQSGSGSGQSGSQAQSSSQSGESASHVTVSCTNDRVHTVLPTACVSVRGPKGRMETANVLFDTGSDTTFISSAFVKKKVPEWVTSKYMSYAAFGGNTPSSCSVHNVYKVDLQSRTVESRLLQAVEVKTIGAPLVRPKISAQILQSVCELNLADQYDEKKEVKIDSLIGLDHYWDVVNSDVRKLSEGLVVQSTAFGWVISGSWCDETVNVSSPTCLLSHQHSLVSLSDIPEYSLHRFWDLETIGVSPEVESCSEDEVLREFNETVKFVDSKYEVQLPWKEHVSKLDLLNNKSLAESRLESLNRRLAKHTQLRQDYNDTLFDLEGLGIISEVLETDFLPPGRPIFYLPHHPVVKVSSLTTKVRPVFDASAKGYNKVSLNDCMESGPALQPSLVDVLIRFRRWRVGLIADITKAFLQIKVRDEDQDVHRFLWDVNGHRRVMKFLRAPFGNTSSPFLLNATVRHHISLYPKSKAIEELEENLYVDDWVTGADTDDEACDLF comes from the coding sequence atggaaaaacttgtgaaaacCCGCGGTGGTTGTCGGAGTTGGGTGACGCGTGAAAGTAATGCGTTGCACGCGTACCTCCGTGATGACAAAGCAGTGACGGTACAAGGGTTGAAAATTATGGTGTCTGAATTTGAAAAGAGACTTGATGTCCTGGACGAGGCTCAGCAGGCGGTTGAGGACGCATTCGACGACGAAGGGCAAAGGGACGTTAACATTGCCTCTGCTAGCGATTTTCAGATGAATTCGCTGCGTGTAAAAATGGCGGCCATGGCCAAGATGGCAGACCTGGTAGATGAGAAAAAGATAGCACCACTTAGCATTCCTGGCACGAGTTGTGATGCTGTAGCTAAACTTCCGAAGATTGAGAGAGAGAAGTTCAATGGTGACAATTTAAAGTGGCAGAGTTTTTGGGACCAGTTCAACGCTATTGTTCACAATAAGCCAAGGACTGCTGCTGTGACCAAGTTCAGCTCTCTCTTGTCGTCATTGGGAGGTGATGCCCTGGAGTCGATACGAGGATTCACGCTTACCGACGCAAACTATGATCTGGCCCGAGCATGTCTGACTGACCGATACGATCGCAAGGAGAGGATTATATTCTCTCATATCCAGGCTTTGTTGAATTTTTCAGTGCCGACTGGTGTTGCTGTTGCCGGTTTATGGAAGCTGCGTGATGATCTGAACAGTCATGTAAGATGCCTTGCGGGCTTAGATGTAAGCGGAGAAAAGTATGGCTTGTTTTTAACACCACTCGTACTCTCCAAACTGCCTACAGAGATAAGAATGGAGTGGGCAAGAGTGGGAGAGGGGAAAGAGCGTGATCTACAGTTCCTTCTCAATTTCCTGAAAGTCGAAATCGAGCGACGTGAACGGGCTGATGGTTTTCGGTCAATGCAGTCTTCAAAGGTGAAACAACATGCTTCAGACGAGACAAAACGTACTGTCTCAGTACCCCCGACGGCGTCTGTTCTTCATACTCAAGGTCAAGGACATAATCGTGGTGCTTGCGCTTTCTGTTCTAAGTCTCATCCATCTGAGAAATGTTACAAACTGACTAAACTGCCACTAGATGAACGTCATAAATTCATTCAGGAGTCTCGTGCATGTTTTCGGTGTTTGAATATCGGTCACATGGCCAGAGGTTGTGCTACGAAATATCAGAAGTGTGGAGGTAGACATCGTGCCCTTCTTTGTGACCCCACTAAAGTAAAGTCAAGGCAGCAAACCCCAGCTGAAAGGAGTGGGCAGTCTGGCAGTGGTTCAGGACAAAGTGGCTCTCAGGCTCAGTCTAGTTCTCAGTCTGGCGAGTCTGCGTCACATGTGACGGTGTCCTGTACTAATGACAGAGTGCACACGGTGCTACCAACAGCTTGTGTTTCTGTGAGAGGTCCGAAGGGTAGGATGGAGACTGCCAATGTACTGTTTGATACTGGGTCAGATACTACATTCATTTCTAGTGCCTTTGTCAAGAAAAAAGTACCAGAATGGGTTACTTCTAAATACATGTCTTATGCTGCATTTGGTGGTAATACACCTTCATCATGttctgtacataatgtatataAGGTTGATTTACAGAGTAGAACGGTTGAGAGTAGATTGTTGCAAGCTGTTGAAGTGAAAACTATTGGTGCACCTCTAGTCAGACCAAAGATTTCTGCTCAGATTTTACAATCTGTTTGTGAGTTGAATTTAGCTGACCAGTATGATGAAAAGAAAGAAGTCAAGATTGATTCACTGATTGGCTTAGACCATTATTGGGATGTTGTGAATTCTGATGTTAGGAAGTTGTCAGAGGGTCTTGTTGTGCAGAGTACAGCTTTTGGCTGGGTGATATCTGGTTCATGGTGTGatgaaactgtaaatgtatCTTCTCCTACTTGTCTTCTATCTCATCAACACTCATTAGTGTCTCTTTCTGATATCCCTGAGTATAGTTTGCATAGGTTTTGGGATTTGGAGACAATTGGTGTAAGTCCTGAGGTTGAGAGTTGTTCTGAAGATGAGGTGTTGAGAGAATTTAATGAAACAGTCAAGTTTGTTGATAGTAAATATGAAGTTCAGCTCCCATGGAAGGAGCATGTGTCGAAGTTGGATTTGTTGAACAATAAGAGCTTGGCTGAATCTCGTCTTGAGAGTTTGAATCGTAGGTTAGCTAAGCACACCCAGTTGAGACAAGATTACAATGACACTCTTTTTGATTTAGAGGGTCTGGGTATCATTTCTGAGGTGCTGGAGACCGATTTTTTGCCTCCTGGTCGACCTATTTTTTACCTACCACATCATCCAGTAGTAAAGGTCAGTAGTTTGACAACTAAGGTTAGGCCAGTATTTGATGCCTCGGCCAAGGGTTATAACAAGGTGTCTTTAAATGATTGCATGGAATCAGGACCTGCTCTCCAACCCAGTTTAGTTGATGTACTCATTAGATTCCGCCGATGGCGTGTTGGTCTCATTGCTGATATCACGAAGGCCTTTCTACAAATAAAGGTTCGGGATGAAGATCAGGATGTACACCGATTTCTGTGGGATGTAAATGGCCACAGGCGTGTCATGAAGTTTCTTAGAGCTCCCTTTGGGAACACTAGTAGTCCATTTTTGTTGAATGCCACAGTTCGCCATCATATCTCTCTGTATCCTAAGTCAAAAGCCATAGAAGAGCTTGAGGAAAATCTGTATGTAGATGATTGGGTCACAGGAGCAGATACTGATGATGAGGCTTGTGATCTTTTTTAG
- the LOC135502210 gene encoding uncharacterized protein LOC135502210, whose translation MSGKRKKDYKKVLKAIKNLISGNPVLEKIVIDFEASMWRAIPRVFPDVQITGCAFHWCQCIWRKIQEIGLATAFRNDNGTHKLCKKFMALPYLPAERIRPMFASLARKATTPLLAALSDYIRETWIDGSLWTPET comes from the coding sequence ATGTCGGGTAAACGGAAAAAAGACTACAAGAAAGTGCTGAAGGCGATCAAGAATTTGATCTCAGGGAATCCAGTGCTCGAAAAGATCGTCATTGACTTCGAAGCGTCAATGTGGAGGGCCATTCCGCGTGTCTTCCCTGATGTCCAGATTACTGGATGCGCATTTCATTGGTGTCAGTGCATCTGGAGGAAAATTCAAGAAATTGGGCTGGCGACTGCTTTCAGGAATGACAACGGGACGCATAAACTGTGCAAAAAGTTCATGGCATTGCCATACCTGCCAGCCGAACGCATCCGGCCAATGTTTGCATCATTGGCACGTAAAGCTACGACACCACTGCTTGCTGCTCTGTCGGATTATATTCGAGAAACGTGGATTGACGGGTCGCTGTGGACACCAGAGACGTGA